From the Mycoplasmatota bacterium genome, one window contains:
- a CDS encoding amino acid permease, with amino-acid sequence MDTLKKKYGFWTAVAMVVGIVIGSGVFFKAPDVLERSGGNLLLSLLAWIVGAFAMIFGALVFAEVANRIEKVNGIVDYTEEAYGKLAGYMMGWFKGLLYYFPLTAVLGWVSSMYTVLLIYGNTRSADEIVNSIEHWLIAVVYITVAFIINFIGPKLAGFIQVSTTVIKLIPLVLIAIVGTFYGLINGVVVENFVEAGKSFSNSIGSFTTAVVATAFAYEGWIVATTINDEIIDSKKNLPKALALGTIIVFIVYVIYFIGIASILPTSTIIAEGHGAVSIAANILFGKFGGTILTIFVIISCLGTLNGLAIASIRTPYSLAVRGQGPFPKFLSKVNKRTNMPLGSVMYGLVFALTFLLVWCGSFEGWWNGKFIDISELPIVLIYFAYMFIYIWVMVTFKNLGFVKRFIFPTFALIGSFIIVYGGLSKESAVIDVTISVVGMLIGIFFYRKNNVEEI; translated from the coding sequence ATGGATACACTTAAAAAGAAATATGGTTTTTGGACAGCCGTTGCTATGGTTGTTGGTATAGTAATAGGGTCTGGTGTGTTTTTTAAGGCTCCTGATGTACTAGAAAGATCTGGTGGCAATCTATTATTAAGTTTATTAGCATGGATTGTAGGAGCTTTTGCGATGATCTTTGGAGCACTGGTTTTTGCAGAAGTTGCAAATAGAATTGAAAAAGTTAATGGTATTGTTGATTATACAGAAGAAGCTTATGGTAAATTAGCTGGATATATGATGGGTTGGTTTAAAGGGTTACTTTATTATTTCCCACTTACTGCCGTTTTAGGATGGGTAAGTTCTATGTACACTGTTCTATTAATTTATGGAAATACGAGATCAGCTGATGAAATTGTTAATAGTATAGAACATTGGTTAATTGCTGTAGTATATATAACAGTAGCATTTATAATAAATTTCATTGGTCCAAAATTAGCAGGATTTATTCAAGTCTCTACTACAGTTATAAAATTAATACCTCTTGTTTTGATTGCGATAGTCGGAACTTTCTATGGACTAATAAACGGTGTGGTTGTTGAAAATTTTGTTGAAGCAGGGAAATCATTTTCTAATTCAATAGGATCATTTACAACTGCAGTAGTAGCAACTGCATTTGCTTATGAAGGATGGATTGTTGCAACTACAATTAATGATGAAATAATTGATTCTAAAAAGAATTTACCAAAAGCTTTAGCATTAGGAACGATAATAGTATTTATTGTTTATGTAATATATTTTATTGGTATAGCTAGTATATTACCTACTAGTACAATAATAGCTGAAGGACATGGTGCTGTATCTATTGCTGCTAATATTCTTTTTGGTAAATTTGGTGGTACTATTCTTACTATTTTTGTGATTATCTCTTGTTTAGGTACCTTAAATGGTTTAGCTATAGCTTCTATAAGAACTCCATATTCACTTGCGGTCCGTGGTCAAGGACCATTTCCTAAATTTCTTTCGAAAGTTAATAAGCGTACCAACATGCCTTTAGGTTCTGTGATGTATGGCTTAGTCTTTGCTTTAACGTTTTTACTTGTTTGGTGTGGAAGTTTTGAAGGATGGTGGAATGGAAAATTTATTGATATATCAGAATTACCAATAGTATTAATATACTTTGCATATATGTTTATTTATATATGGGTTATGGTAACATTTAAAAATCTAGGATTTGTAAAAAGGTTCATATTCCCTACATTCGCACTTATTGGTTCGTTTATAATAGTTTATGGAGGTTTATCGAAGGAGAGTGCTGTAATTGATGTAACTATTTCAGTTGTAGGAATGCTAATAGGGATATTTTTCTATAGAAAAAATAATGTAGAGGAAATATAA
- a CDS encoding ABC transporter permease, with protein sequence MITKKLGKRYSEHNKVRGRLIVSVISLAITMMIVGLFLMISMLSDHYKYDDIYYGKFDIEFFNLDKSDSDIVKNSDLTKNYSEISVIGSFEKERVEAINSEYLDAFHRDMKIGSFPTENEIIVNNKFLEKYDYSLGDTIEIITETGIKQMEITGVITDSKFPEIERCNIYVNSEFYTSDRVNILIELTRSNEENMFAIAKLIDYDVYSLGTTSNLAVTGESLIGFLVVGVMVVILAVASITSIYSNSLYERIRTIGLLKSVGATKKQLKSIFYKEIGDFYLKGVGFGTVLSTLICALFILIQSKMKGNSFLAQLNIKIFLLDDVLKLALIGLLFSLLVVYASIRWSVVIAFRKSTKVALVESTNFAGSKKITKNKTRLFKNPIVNLSYLNLVNNKLRTILSIVLISISIALFIGFSSFFNSMSADVLSERLHVGDLLVTGSISEELLDDMKSNDFIEKIGILNRTKIKIPNEYIENNIKDKNVKDVITRDVDGNVVIDMFIIDDYFKTEAIERYDLDKNQIVIRDLVYLKDGVKKVFKQDKIPLIVDGTQMNVDNVFHSFNSMFNFYEHQEEQFVAITSTKTISQEGDIVAITVKTNGSIDKLAESLKSKYKDIDVSTVNETKVEVKKELYLIMFGFYAFITVISLLSLTVIINNLFTSIITRKKTIALYRCIGTTDKQLFKFIMYENIFYVLASTVIGVPLGYFVGKTVTLSLMKENTHFFWNFQELSILSVPLMLLLISVVTYKAYKSIANDSISDALKT encoded by the coding sequence ATGATCACAAAGAAATTAGGAAAAAGATACTCTGAACATAATAAAGTAAGAGGTAGACTAATTGTATCCGTTATCTCTTTAGCTATTACGATGATGATTGTTGGTTTATTTCTTATGATATCAATGTTAAGTGATCACTATAAGTATGATGATATATATTATGGTAAGTTTGATATTGAGTTTTTTAACCTTGATAAATCAGATAGTGATATAGTGAAAAACAGTGATTTGACTAAAAATTATAGTGAAATTAGTGTTATTGGCTCTTTTGAAAAAGAAAGAGTAGAAGCAATAAATAGCGAATACCTAGATGCCTTTCATAGAGATATGAAGATAGGTAGTTTTCCAACTGAAAACGAAATTATTGTTAATAATAAGTTTTTAGAAAAATATGATTACAGTTTAGGAGATACTATTGAAATAATTACTGAAACTGGGATAAAACAAATGGAAATCACTGGTGTTATAACTGATTCTAAATTTCCTGAAATTGAAAGATGTAACATTTATGTAAATAGCGAATTTTATACTAGTGATAGAGTTAATATTTTAATTGAGTTAACTAGATCTAATGAGGAAAATATGTTTGCGATTGCAAAATTAATTGATTATGATGTTTATTCTTTAGGTACTACATCTAATTTAGCTGTTACAGGTGAATCATTGATTGGTTTTCTTGTTGTGGGAGTAATGGTTGTAATATTAGCGGTTGCATCAATTACAAGTATTTATAGTAACTCATTATATGAAAGAATAAGAACCATAGGTTTATTAAAATCAGTTGGAGCAACAAAGAAACAGTTAAAAAGTATTTTCTATAAGGAAATTGGTGATTTTTACTTAAAAGGTGTTGGATTTGGAACGGTTTTAAGTACTTTAATTTGTGCTCTATTTATTTTGATTCAGTCCAAAATGAAAGGTAATTCATTTTTAGCACAATTAAACATAAAGATATTTTTACTTGATGATGTGTTGAAGTTAGCATTAATAGGACTCTTATTTAGCTTACTAGTTGTTTATGCAAGTATTAGATGGTCAGTGGTTATTGCCTTTAGAAAAAGCACTAAAGTTGCATTAGTTGAATCAACTAATTTTGCTGGAAGTAAGAAGATTACTAAAAATAAAACCAGGTTATTTAAAAATCCAATTGTTAATTTATCGTATCTTAATTTGGTGAATAATAAACTTAGGACAATACTTTCAATAGTGTTAATTTCAATTTCAATAGCTTTATTTATAGGTTTTTCTAGTTTCTTTAATAGTATGAGTGCAGATGTTTTATCAGAAAGACTCCATGTTGGTGATTTGTTAGTTACAGGAAGTATTTCGGAAGAATTATTAGATGATATGAAATCTAATGATTTTATTGAAAAAATAGGTATTTTAAATAGAACTAAAATTAAAATTCCAAATGAATATATTGAAAACAACATTAAAGATAAAAATGTAAAAGATGTGATTACACGTGATGTTGACGGAAACGTAGTAATTGATATGTTTATTATAGATGATTATTTTAAAACTGAAGCAATAGAAAGATATGATTTAGATAAAAATCAAATTGTTATTAGGGATTTAGTCTACTTAAAAGATGGTGTAAAGAAAGTCTTTAAGCAAGATAAAATTCCACTAATTGTGGATGGAACTCAGATGAATGTAGATAATGTATTTCACAGTTTTAATAGTATGTTTAATTTTTACGAACATCAGGAAGAACAGTTTGTAGCGATAACTTCCACAAAAACAATAAGTCAAGAAGGTGATATAGTTGCTATTACAGTCAAAACAAATGGATCAATTGATAAATTAGCAGAATCACTAAAAAGTAAGTATAAGGACATCGATGTTTCGACTGTGAATGAAACAAAAGTTGAAGTAAAAAAAGAATTGTATCTAATAATGTTTGGGTTTTATGCATTTATAACTGTTATATCATTGTTAAGTTTAACAGTAATAATAAACAATTTATTTACTTCAATAATAACAAGGAAGAAAACAATTGCATTATATAGATGTATTGGAACTACAGATAAGCAATTGTTTAAGTTTATAATGTATGAAAATATCTTTTATGTTTTAGCAAGTACAGTAATTGGAGTTCCTTTAGGATATTTTGTAGGAAAAACAGTAACACTTTCTTTAATGAAAGAAAATACTCATTTTTTCTGGAATTTTCAAGAGTTGTCAATATTGTCTGTACCTTTGATGTTATTACTAATTTCGGTAGTGACTTATAAAGCATATAAATCAATTGCTAATGATTCAATTTCCGATGCGCTTAAAACATAA
- a CDS encoding ABC transporter ATP-binding protein yields the protein MEILKVNNLCKYYGENNTQVKAVDNVSFTVNKGEFITVVGESGSGKSTLLNLIGCVDKETKGDIIIDGENITNLSENKKTIFRRRKIGYVFQQYNLVPLLNVWENIVLPIELDGRTVDKKSINEIIKALRLEDRVNHLPSALSGGQQQRVAIARAVASNPSIILADEPTGNLDSSNSDEVMHLLKECVLKFGATLILITHSEEISQLSDRLFKMKDGVLIEVTS from the coding sequence ATGGAAATTTTAAAAGTAAATAATTTATGCAAGTATTATGGTGAGAACAATACTCAAGTTAAAGCAGTAGATAATGTATCGTTCACAGTTAATAAAGGTGAATTCATTACTGTTGTAGGTGAGAGTGGTTCAGGAAAATCAACACTTCTAAATTTAATTGGTTGTGTAGACAAAGAAACAAAGGGAGATATTATTATTGATGGTGAAAATATAACTAATTTATCAGAAAATAAAAAAACAATTTTTCGTAGAAGAAAAATAGGGTATGTATTCCAACAATACAATCTTGTACCGTTATTAAATGTTTGGGAAAATATTGTGTTGCCTATTGAACTGGATGGAAGAACAGTAGATAAAAAAAGTATTAATGAAATTATCAAAGCTTTAAGGTTAGAAGATAGAGTTAATCATTTGCCAAGTGCCTTATCAGGTGGTCAACAACAACGTGTAGCAATTGCTAGAGCAGTTGCATCAAATCCATCGATTATTTTGGCTGATGAACCAACAGGGAATTTAGATAGTTCAAATAGTGATGAAGTGATGCACTTATTAAAAGAATGTGTTTTGAAATTTGGAGCAACTTTGATTTTAATTACACATAGTGAAGAAATTAGCCAGTTAAGTGACAGACTATTTAAAATGAAAGATGGCGTTTTAATTGAGGTAACATCATGA
- a CDS encoding IS110 family transposase, giving the protein MYYVGTDIGKRYHEASIVDHLSNQVSNKSLKFPNSHTGGNKLIEFIRFHTNDSTDVIIGIESTGHYWLALHSFLKNYNYSINVINPIQTDTFRNFNIRKTKNDSIDSVLIAQTVRFGNFKETKLADEKIIALKNLTRFRFELVDTISDYKRKVIALLDQVFPEYEKLFSDMFGVTSKQLLLDLTTPEEFLNIDIKTLTDKLYSLSRGRLGVDKALKIKDFASNSFGIKYAVDSFTFQIRSLVDQINHMEEKLKELEEYISSIYNELDCHLHTIPGIGQILGASILSEIGDINRYNSASQIVAFAGIDPSVIQSGQFTGTKNRMSKRSSPYLRRAIWLGATMSSLHDPLMSKYYNQKRQEGKAHGTAIGACTRKLTHIIYAVLRDNTAYIPVEN; this is encoded by the coding sequence ATGTATTATGTAGGTACTGATATAGGTAAAAGATATCATGAAGCATCAATTGTTGATCATTTAAGTAATCAAGTTAGTAATAAATCATTAAAGTTCCCTAATTCACATACCGGCGGAAATAAACTTATTGAATTTATAAGATTTCATACCAACGATAGTACTGATGTAATTATTGGTATTGAATCAACAGGTCATTATTGGTTAGCACTTCATTCATTTTTGAAAAATTATAATTATTCAATAAACGTTATAAATCCAATACAAACCGATACATTCCGAAATTTCAATATTCGTAAGACAAAGAATGATTCAATAGATTCAGTTCTTATCGCTCAAACCGTTAGATTTGGTAATTTTAAAGAAACTAAATTAGCTGATGAAAAAATCATTGCCTTAAAGAACTTAACTCGCTTTAGATTTGAATTAGTTGATACTATCTCTGATTATAAACGCAAAGTAATTGCCTTATTAGATCAAGTATTTCCAGAATATGAGAAACTTTTCTCAGACATGTTTGGAGTAACTTCTAAACAATTATTGCTTGATTTAACCACCCCAGAAGAATTTTTGAATATAGATATTAAAACATTAACAGACAAGCTCTATTCACTAAGTAGAGGTAGATTAGGTGTTGATAAAGCCTTAAAGATTAAAGATTTCGCTTCAAATTCATTTGGAATTAAATACGCTGTAGACTCATTTACTTTCCAAATAAGATCTTTGGTGGACCAAATAAATCATATGGAAGAAAAGTTGAAAGAATTAGAAGAATATATATCTTCAATCTATAATGAACTTGATTGTCATCTTCACACTATACCAGGAATAGGACAAATTTTAGGAGCATCTATTCTTAGTGAAATAGGAGATATTAATAGATATAATAGTGCTTCCCAAATTGTAGCTTTTGCTGGCATAGACCCTTCTGTCATTCAGTCTGGACAGTTCACAGGAACCAAGAATAGAATGTCTAAACGAAGTTCTCCATACCTGAGAAGAGCTATTTGGTTGGGAGCTACTATGTCATCATTACATGATCCATTAATGTCTAAATATTACAACCAGAAACGTCAAGAAGGTAAAGCACATGGTACCGCAATTGGAGCATGCACAAGAAAACTTACACATATTATTTATGCAGTACTTAGAGATAACACAGCATATATACCTGTTGAAAACTAA
- a CDS encoding HAMP domain-containing histidine kinase has translation MKMLKDKKIYICFFSMITVNILFLLLFFHVQHFVVLIMTSTVNILILYLTINHIGKRLEIISKNVEENINGNNESEIYEEGIIGSISNQINNLHKRNLFMYEQSKLEKENIVKLITEISHQVKTPIGSLQVLNELMLDNDESKRKEVNQLMKNELSRLQWLSYFLFDISKLECGMINLKFTGVKASELIRKSIESVYTKYLEKDIELYGEIVNDFAMDGDKKWLHETLTNILDNAIKYSECNTTVTISTKVTPLDKRIIITDEGKGINREHLSKIFNRFYKIDNETEGVGVGLYLAKQIMRLHGGTIKVSSEVGKGSAFEVIFYEK, from the coding sequence ATGAAAATGCTAAAAGATAAAAAAATATATATTTGTTTCTTTTCAATGATAACAGTTAACATATTATTTTTATTATTGTTCTTCCACGTACAACATTTTGTAGTTTTGATTATGACTTCTACAGTTAATATTTTAATTCTATATCTAACGATAAATCATATTGGAAAACGGCTGGAAATTATTTCTAAAAATGTTGAGGAAAACATTAATGGAAATAATGAAAGTGAGATCTATGAAGAAGGAATAATAGGAAGTATCTCAAATCAAATCAATAATTTACATAAGCGTAATTTGTTTATGTATGAACAATCAAAATTAGAGAAAGAAAATATTGTAAAATTAATTACTGAAATATCTCACCAAGTGAAGACTCCAATTGGTTCTCTTCAAGTTCTGAATGAGTTAATGTTAGACAATGATGAATCAAAAAGAAAAGAAGTTAATCAATTAATGAAGAATGAGTTAAGTCGTCTACAATGGCTTAGTTATTTTTTGTTTGATATTTCCAAACTTGAATGCGGTATGATTAACCTAAAATTTACTGGAGTTAAAGCTTCAGAATTAATTAGGAAGTCTATAGAATCAGTTTATACAAAATATCTTGAAAAAGATATTGAATTATATGGTGAGATAGTAAATGATTTTGCTATGGATGGTGACAAAAAATGGCTGCATGAAACGTTAACGAATATTTTAGATAATGCAATAAAGTATTCGGAATGTAATACTACAGTTACTATTTCGACTAAAGTAACACCACTTGATAAACGAATAATTATTACTGATGAAGGAAAGGGAATAAATAGAGAACATTTATCTAAAATTTTTAATCGATTCTATAAAATAGATAACGAAACAGAAGGTGTGGGTGTTGGGTTATATCTTGCAAAGCAGATTATGAGATTGCATGGTGGAACAATCAAGGTAAGTTCAGAAGTAGGTAAAGGATCTGCATTTGAAGTTATTTTTTATGAAAAATGA